The region TAGGTAGGCGGTTATGCTTTCCAGAACTATCCCGGCCTTTCCACCCAACGTTTTATTCTGACTAGAAAGAGCAATTTGCATTAATTATCAAGTAATTACTGGGGTGTAGGGGAGAGAAGAGACTTCGGAATAAAAAAACCTGTGGGTCCTGGGCACTGTATCatactgggcctcagtttcctaatctgtaaaatgagggtgattGTAAAATGGCTTTTTACATAAACTGTTCTTTGCTTTACTTTGGTTATGTAAAAATACCAAAGTTTGAAGTCTATATAGTAGATGGCATTCAGGCATATGGTTTTTTCAAAAATCCGTATGATTACCTCAATAGTACAGATTAAGGATTCCATGaaatccaacatccatttctGATAAAAACTTTAAGCAATCTAGgaacagaagggaacttcctcagctTGATAGATGATGTCTATAAAAAAGTTACTGTATTTATTCAGTTTACTTTATGGTTTAATGTAGAGAATCTTATGAAACCTACAAAAAAATGTACTAGAATAAGTTTAGCAAAGTTGCAAGataaaaaatcagttgtattctatatactaccaacaaatcagaaaaaacaccattcacaatagcatcaaaaaatatgaaatacttagggataaactTGATATTTCCTGAAAACTACAAAAGATTACTAAGATATATTAAGAACTAAAAAAGTAGAGAGATAAATGCACCagaatattgtcaagatgtctgTAGATTGAATAGATTGAATATTATGGCAATCAAAATCCCAGTAgactttttgtagaaattgacaagatgattctaaaagtcatatggaaatgcaaagatctagaatagccaaaacaactctttaaaaagaaataatagtatgctatcacttatatgtggaacctaaaaaatagagctagtgaatataacaaaaaaaaaaagaaaaaaaaattggaggacCAACACTACCTGATTATAaggctacagtaattaaaacaatgtaGTATTGGCATTTTGATAGATAAAAATACatcaatggaaaataataaagtCTAGAAATAGATACATAACATATAGACAATCAGCAGATTTCCACAAAGGtacaaaggcaattcagtggagaaagcaTAATTTTTTCAACAAAAGCATAAGTTTTTTGAACAATTGGATAGCCAgctgcaaacaaaacaaaacttggacTCACACCTCATACCATACAAAAAGTTTAGCTCAAAATAGATCACAAACTTAACCGTAAGACCTATatctataaaacttctagaagaaaaaccAAGAGAATCTGTGACCCTGGGTTAGATTTCTTAGGTATAACACCAAAGCATGactcacaaaagagaaaaatgaaaactggacttcattaaaattaaaaacttctgctcttcaaaagatttttaagaaaaagaagttatagaccaggagaaaatatttgtagatcaaatctatctgataaaggacttgtatccatacccataatatgtaaagaaaattcgaaacacattaaaaaaaaacaattaaaaatgtgtaaaggAATTGAGTAGATActttaccaaagaaaatataaacacaatTCTCAACATGATTAGTCATGATATGCCATCCACCTATtaggatggctaaaattaaaaagactgatcaAAGTGttaagatgtggagaaactagaactctaatactgctggtgggaatgtacagtTGTACAACtagtttggaaaacagtttggcaatttatttaaaagtttgatATATACCTACCATATGCTACAGCCATTCTACTCCTAGGAATGTACCCAAATGAAATGGAAGCATGTATTCATTGACCTGTATACACGTCTTTCTGCTTCTCTTCACTGTTCATAGTAGTTGTATTTGCattagccaaaaactggaaacaatcaaaatgtccACTAAAGGTGAGTGGATAAGCCAGCTGTGGTATAAGCATACTCAGCAAAAgtgaactactgatacatacaACAATGTGcacaaatctcaaaataattgtgctgcatgaaataagccagaccaaaaatagtacatactgtatgactcaatttctttaacatgctggaaaatgcaaactaatctgtagtgacagAAAACGATCAAAAGTTGCTTAGGGAATGAGGCTGTGTGGGAGGAATTAAAAAGGGACGCAAAGAAACTTAAGGGTGAGGAGTTCATAATCTTGATTGtaatggtttcacaggtgtaagATATGTCAGACTTCATccaactgtatacttaaaatacGTGCAGTTTACTGAATGTCAAATGTACCTCcagaaaactgtttaaaaatgtgaatgtacCATGATACACTTTATACATACAAGATTAATTCTTCAAAACTGTCCTGCATTAACCTTTGGCTAAACAAAAAGCAATCCATAATCAAAGCACAATCTTAAAAACGCGTAGATTAAATAATGtcgatttcattcttcttttccagtAGCACCACAGCACAAGGTCATATCTGTCTGGGTGTGGCTCTGTTTCAGGTTATAAAAGGACGCGCTGGGCACTACGACCAAGAGTGTTTTTAACCTCACTCCACAGTGCCCTCACCTAAGCACCAGCGGGCCGGCTCAGTGTGCTAGTCTCCACCCGCTCCTAAAAGGCGGTAAACGTGAGTAACTTCCTTTATGCGTGCGAAAGGACAAATAATGGAAGAATACAGCCAGAGCCGACCCGAGACTCAACATCTGCCAGGAAAATCCAACTAGAGGGAGCGTGATGAGGGTGCAGAAAGCCTGGGGCTGGGAAAGTTCTGGGAAtttgttcaaaaagaaaaaaaagaaagaaaagactccAGCTCTGGATCAAAGCCCCACTTCCCCCGGTCACGTATCCGCGCCGCAGTGACATCCCCATTTCCGGTCCGACGCGGACAGCATCCCCTGCACTTCCGGTCTGTCCGGTCGGCTGCCGGCTCGGTTTACCGAGCGCCGTTCCTCCGTCTTCTGACCCGCTGCCCAGCGCCGGTACAGCCTGCGGTACAGTCTTCCCCGGGGCGCGCCTCTAGGCCAGGCAGTGCGGTCTGCAGTCCCCTTCCTCCCAGAGTTGACGAGGTGCGGGAAACCGTCCGGTGCGCCCTTCCTCTCGCTCCGCTGGTGCTGTCTTTAAACTCCGAAGGCCGAGCCCGCACACTAAGAACCCAACGAAGGCTGGTCTTCCGCCTTCAAAGGGCGTTCGTACGCTCGGCGCCCTCGTTTCGCAAAAGAGGACCCAGGTGTTCTGACTCCGCCCCTGCGCTGCTTAGGGGCTTGTTTCCCCGCACAGCTTAGCCCGGACCTGGGCACCTTCTAACACCGCCCGCTTTCCCTTCCAGTCCAGCCTGCCGACCATGCCTGCGGGCGTGTCCTGGACCTCCTACCTGAAAATGTTCGCCGCCAGCCTCCTGGCCATGTGCGCCGGCGCCCAAGCGGTGCACAGGTACTATCAGCCGGACCTGGTGAGTGCAGGAGGGTCCTCGTGCCTCACTCCTGGACCACTCCATTCTCAAAGAAGCCAAAGTACTCTTAAAATTAGGAGCACGTCTCCCCGGGTTCTAAAGCCTTGGGATGGCATCCAACTGCATTTAGAGGAATGCATGCCCTGCTCTTACACAGTGTTACACGTTTTTAAGGTTTTACACGGTCTACCTCCTACTGAATTTTATCTTCCACCTTTTGCCCTTTGTTCACCTCTGTTGCAACCTGCTTCCTTGATGTTTCGCAATCTCATCAAGCCTGTCCCCACCTCAAGGTCATGCTTCTCTTCTTGGAATGCTTCTCTCAGATCTTGGCTTgacttttttcttcaaaatttcaaGTGTCTGCTCAAATGTCTCCTCCAGCAGTGAGGGGCCTTTGGACAGCTCCTAAAGGATTCCTCCTCTGCTGTTCTGTCCTAGTCCTTGCTTTCCCTTGGAACTTGTCACaatttgcaattattttattcatttgtctttttacttgttcttttgtttcctccactagaatgtaacctcCAGGAAGGGACTTTCCCCGAGTGGTTCGCTGTTGTATCTAAGTCACCATGAAAAGAGCTTAGATTGTAGTAGATgatcaataagtatttgttgaatgaagaatgAGTGAATATAGGCAttcaaaagagagaaatttaGATTAATTTTGATAAGCACTCCCTAAACTGGAACTTGGAATTAGAGGTTCTTTGGAGGAGTTATGGCATTGGGGAGGTGGATGTAAGGAAACAGTGCAAATAACTACAAGAATGTGCTGGGTGTTGTGCGATTGCCATGAATATATAGAGTGGTTTGGAGCACAGTGTAGGGAACAGTCGTTTCTGTCTGGTCTCTGGACAGGTAACACTACAGAGAACCAgccatttgtttgtttctaatttcAGTGAATTAGTACTACAGTTTTGGAggtgtttattcttgctttcagatgaggaaataggtTCAGAAGGATGTGGGTGATTTCCTGAAGTTACAT is a window of Camelus bactrianus isolate YW-2024 breed Bactrian camel chromosome 12, ASM4877302v1, whole genome shotgun sequence DNA encoding:
- the UQCC6 gene encoding ubiquinol-cytochrome c reductase complex assembly factor 6 isoform X3; amino-acid sequence: MPAGVSWTSYLKMFAASLLAMCAGAQAVHRYYQPDLTIPEIPPKPGELKTELLGLKKRQHEPQNPTLPRTL